The Dendropsophus ebraccatus isolate aDenEbr1 chromosome 10, aDenEbr1.pat, whole genome shotgun sequence genome has a segment encoding these proteins:
- the ANAPC2 gene encoding anaphase-promoting complex subunit 2: protein MEMAGSPALLRHHPPSNLSHPYATAGRSATGGRRRYDSMSQAGLEELSAAWNTLSIALVPASALGLAAPRSGLVESYQEGDLKAALEVLLDHDLHSVLEEWFTEVLQMDLQKNIAPEFWNGINQQENAVEEQQCTVLLLDTFRLLITRLDPYLKSLDILGRWADMALLPGANSQTLRDKVFTMIKAILFFSTSKTFQNMILQFYSRTFKIYMGQKRRADSGSDCDSSMDENERSCEDRGAEEGDECAGCDSSKDQCWCQTAMEQFYELNGIFHRLNLLERICSDPVTTLLHKMIEQRMEKRCRGDYERSYLNEFQEWIEKVIGWLSKVFLQDGSPSTPESGSTLKRWRCHVQRFFYRLYASMRIDELFSIIRDFPDSKPAIEDLKFCLERTNQRQQLLSCLKTALETRLLHPGVKTSDIITLYISAIKALRELDPSMVILEVACEPIRKYLRTREDTVRQIVAGLTGDAEGDLANELSKADPVVLENGQESDDDISEPEDWMPDPVDADPGKSGSRRRSSDIISLLVSIYGSKELFINEYRTLLADRLLHQFSYSPEREIRNVELLKLRFGEAQMHYCEVMLKDMADSRRINSNIRDEEEKLPEEERPPFNLVAVILSSEFWPALKEEKLELPEQIKEAMDMYTRRYEKLKAMRTLNWKHHLGLVSLDLELADRTLSFSVSPIHAAIILNFQNKSTWTLEELGEVLKVPVTSLRKKMTLWLQQGVLREDPPGTFTVIEEEQKDQAEKVVLIDSDEEGDSAMASQADQKEEELQLFWTYIQAMLTNLESLPLERIHSMLKMFVMTGPVVTEIDIQELQGFLQKKVSEHQLMYSGGVYRLPKNTT from the exons ATGGAGATGGCTGGCAGCCCGGCTCTGCTACGTCATCACCCGCCGTCAAATCTCAGTCATCCGTATGCGACGGCCGGCCGCTCAGCGACAGGCGGGAGACGGCGATACGACAGTATGTCACAGGCCGGCCTGGAGGAGCTGTCCGCCGCCTGGAACACCCTGAGCATCGCCCTGGTGCCCGCCTCGGCCCTCGGTTTG GCGGCCCCCAGGTCCGGTCTTGTGGAGTCTTATCAGGAAGGAGACCTGAAGGCGGCTCTGGAGGTTCTCCTGGACCATGACCTGCACTCTGTGCTGGAGGAGTGGTTCACAGAGGTGCTGCAGATGGATCTACAGAAGAACATTGCACCTGAGTTCTGGAATGGTATAAACCAGCAGGAGAATgcggtggaggagcagcagtgcACCGTCCTCCTCCTGGACACCTTCCGCCTCCTCATCACCCGCCTTGACCCTTATTTAAAGAGTCTGGACATCCTGGGGCGATGGGCGGACATGGCTCTGCTGCCCGGAGCAAACTCACAGACGTTACGGGACAAGGTGTTCACCATGATTAAAGCCATCCTCTTCTTTTCCACCTCTAAGACCTTCCAGAACATGATCCTGCAGTTCTACAGTCGCACCTTTAAGATCTACATGGGGCAGAAGaggagggcagacagcgggagtgaCTGTGACAGCAGCATGGACGAAAATGAGCGGAGCTGTGAGGACAGAGGGGCGGAGGAGGGGGACGAGTGTGCCGGCTGCGACAGCAGTAAAGATCAGTGCTGGTGTCAGACCGCTATGGAGCAATTCTACGAGCTCAATGGTATTTT CCACAGGTTAAATCTGCTGGAGAGAATCTGCTCAGACCCGGTCACCACCCTCCTGCACAAGATGATCGAGCAGAGGATGGAGAAGAGGTGTCGGGGGGATTATGAGAGGTCCTACCTGAATGAGTTCCAGGAG TGGATAGAGAAGGTGATTGGCTGGCTCAGTAAAGTCTTCCTCCAGGACGGCTCTCCATCCACCCCTGAGTCTGGCAGCACCCTGAAGAGATGGCGTTGTCACGTCCAGCGCTTCTTTTACCGCCTTTACGCCAGCATGCGCATCGACGAGCTCTTCAGCATCATCAGAg ATTTCCCGGATTCTAAGCCGGCCATAGAGGATTTAAAATTCTGTCTGGAGCGAACGAATCAGAGGCAGCAGCTGCTGTCGTGTCTGAAGACCGCCCTGGAGACCCGCCTGCTGCACCCTG GAGTGAAAACGTCTGACATCATCACGTTGTACATTTCTGCTATCAAGGCTCTGAGAGAGCTGGACCCATCCATGGTGATTCTGGAGGTTGCCTGTGAGCCCATCAGGAAGTATCTAAG GACTCGGGAGGACACAGTCCGGCAGATTGTGGCAGGTTTGACTGGTGATGCAGAGGGAGATTTAGCCAATGAGCTCTCAAAAGCCGACCCGGTGGTCCTAGAGAACGGACAGGAGAGCGATGACGACATATCTGAGCCAGAGGACTGGATGCCAGACCCAGTAGATGCTGATCCAG GTAAAAGCGGCTCCAGACGTCGCTCCTCGGACATCATCAGCCTCCTGGTCAGTATTTATGGCAGCAAAGAGCTGTTCATTAATGAATACAGGACCCTGCTTGCTGACAGACTCCTCCACCAGTTCAGCTACAGTCCTGAGAG GGAGATCCGTAACGTGGAGCTGTTGAAGCTGCGGTTTGGAGAGGCTCAGATGCATTACTGCGAGGTCATGCTGAAG GACATGGCCGATTCTCGAAGGATCAATTCCAACATCCGTGACGAAGAGGAAAAGCTCCCAGAGGAAGAGAGGCCACCATTTAACCTGGTGGCAGTCATACTCTCCAGCGAGTTCTGGCCAGCACTGAAGGAGGAGAAACTAGAATTGCCAGAACAGATCAAAGAAGCTATGGATATGTACACTAGAAGATATGAGAAGCTTAAG GCGATGCGAACACTGAACTGGAAGCACCATCTTGGGTTAGTGAGCTTGGATTTGGAACTGGCGGACCGCACCCTGTCCTTCTCCGTGTCTCCAATACATGCTGCCATCATCTTAAACTTCCAGAATAAAA GTACCTGGACCTTAGAAGAACTCGGCGAGGTGCTGAAAGTCCCAGTCACCTCTCTCCGGAAAAAGATGACCCTCTGGCTTCAGCAAGGCGTCCTCCGAGAGGATCCCCCCGGCACCTTCACTGTCATAGAGGAGGAGCAGAAGGATCAGGCTGAGAAGGTGGTCCTAATAGATAGTGATGAAGAAGGGGATTCTGCTATGGCTTCTCAAGCTGACCAGAAGGAGGAGGAGCTGCAG ctcTTCTGGACCTACATCCAGGCAATGCTGACCAATCTGGAGAGCCTGCCCCTGGAGCGGATTCACAGCATGCTGAAGATGTTTGTGATGACCGGACCAGTCGTGACAGAAATTGATATTCAGGAACTTCAGGGATTTCTGCAGAAGAAGGTCAGCGAACATCAGCTGATGTATTCTGGAGGGGTATACAGGTTACCAAAGAACACGACCTAA